In Streptomyces camelliae, the sequence CGTTGCCGTGTCCTGACTGGTCGCGGACGGCGGTGATCACGCAGGTGGTGCCCGCGCAGAACGAGTCCTGTGTCGCCGCGTCGGCGAAGCCGCCCGGCACCAGTACGCCGATGTCCTTGGTGGCGTTGTCCGAGGCGCGCCTGACCTGGTACAGGGGGCCGTTGTACGAGCCGTAGAGCGCTCGCACCGTGCTGTGCGCCGCCACGCAGGGCGTATCTCCCGCGGCGTAGAGGTCGCACGGGCCCGACCCGCCGGCCGGGGGCGGAGGCGAGGGTGTCGACGTCGTCCACTTCTGGTTGCTCTGGCCGTTGCAGGTCCACAGGATGACCGCGGTGCCGTCGGCGGTGCCCGCGCCGCTGACGTCCAGGCAGAATCCGGAGGCGGCACCGGTGACGGACCCGTCGGAGTTCTGTCGCCACACCTGGCTCGACCGCCCGTCGCACGGCCGGATGACCACCGGGGCTCCGGGAGCCGTCCGGCTGTCGTAGGCGTCCACGCACCGGGTGCCGTTCATCGTCCGCAGCTCACCCGCCGACGTGAACTGGAACGCCTGGTTGGCCTGGTCGTTGCAGTCCCAGATCTCCAGCGCTGTGCCCGATGTGTCGACGTCGCCCTTGACGTCCAGGCACCTCCCCGACACCGAGCTCACCAGGGCTGCTGCGGACGCAGGCGCCGACCAGGTCGGCGCGGCCGCCAGCAGCATGGCCAGCAGAGCCGTCACGCATACGGCCGCGGCCGCCCGTAAGCGTGGGGCACGAGCCGCAGGGCGGCAGGGCGGAGCGGATAGAGGCTGCATTCTGTGTCCTCGGATCTGCGGGGGAAAGGGGACGGAGAGTGCCGTGCCTGTCCGAAGGTGTTCGGAAGGGGCGTCGACCGCTCCCGTCAGCGCGCCCTGGAGCGCCCACAGGGAACACTCAGACATCCCATGACGCATAGTGATCCCACAGCCTCATCTCCCTGTCAATAGACCTGTCCTGGCGATTCAAGGCAGGATCCATCCCATGTTTTGGCCCTGGTCAGACAGTTGTGAGGGCATGCCGAAACCCGCGTCCGGCGACGGCGGCCGTGCCGGACGCGGGTGTTGGTCCCCGATCACCTCACCTGAGGTTCCAGTGCTGGTTGGCGCCGCCGTTGGAGTCCCAGATCTGGACGGGGCTGCCGTTGGCACTCTGCCCGGCCGGGACTTCCAGCGCCCGGCCGGAGGCCGCGTTGGTCAGGGTGTACGAACCGTCGCCGTTCCGGCTCGCCCGCCAGTGCTGGTTCGCACCGCCGTTGGCGTCCCAGATCTCCATCCGTGTGCCGTTGCCCGTCTGGCCACCCGGCTCGTCCAGGACCCGTCCGCTGCCGACATTGGTCAGGGTGTAGGAGCCATCGCCGTTCTGGCTCGCCCGCCACTGCTGGTTCGCGCCGCCGTTGGCATCCCAGACCTGCAGCGGCGTGCCGTTCGCGGTCTGCCCGCCCGGAACGTCCAGCACCCGGCCGGAGGCCGCGTTGGTCAGCGAGTACACCGTTCCGGAGACGATGCCACCCGAGTTCCCCGTGCCGCCGCCCAGCGCGGACAGGGCCGCGTCATAGGCCGGCTTCTTGTTCCCGCCCGCGTCGAAAAGCAGCGGGTTCTCCCCCGTGCGCCACGAGTCGCTGTCCCTGATCCCCCACACCGTGATACCGGTGCAGCGGGCGACGTTCATGCACGCCTTCACGGTGTTCGCGTACGCCGTCGCCGGTGCCTGCGCGATGTCCAGCTCGGTGATCTGGACGTCCACGCCGAGCGCGGCGAAGTTCGACAGAGTGGTCTGGAAGCTGGCCGGCGGGCCGCCGGTTCCGAAATGTGACTGGAAGCCGACGCAGTCGATAGGCACACCGCGGGACCTGAAGTCGCGCACCATGTTGTAGACACCCTGGGTCTTGGCGTCCGACCAGTTCTCTATGTTGTAGTCGTTGTAGCAGAGCTTGGCCGACGGGTCGGCCGACCGCGCGGTGCGGAAGGCCTCCTCGATGAAGCCGTTGCCCAGCACGTTCTGGAACACCGAACTGCGGTGCTGGCCGCTGCCTCCGTCGGCGAACGCCTCGTTGACCACGTCCCAGGCGTAGATCTTGCCCTTGTAGTGGTTCATCTCGGTGGTGATGTGGTTGTCCATCACGCTGCGCAGGGTGTTCGCATCGGTGATGGAGCTGACCCAGCCGGGCAGTTGGGAATGCCAGACGAGCGTGTGGCCGCGCATCCGCTGCCCGTGCGCGGTGGCATGGTTGACGATCTGGTCGGCGGGACCGAAATTGAAGTTGCCGCGGGAGGGTTCGGTGGTGTCCCACTTCATCTCGTTCTCCGGGGTGATCATGTTGAATTCCCGGTCGAGAATGGTGGAGTACGTCGAGTCGCCGAGCTTTCCGGCGGCCACGGCCGTACCGAAATAGCGGCCGGTGTCAGCCGCTGCCGCGCCCAGCGTGCCGGAGGCCGCATGGGCGGCGGGGTTCGCCGGGCCGGCCAGAGCCAGTGCCGTGCCTGCTGCCAGTACGGCGGTCAAAGCCAGGGCCTTGCGCGGACGGGGCTCTTCATTAAGCCAGGACATGACGGATCGTTCTCCTTGTGTGTGGGGGGAATTCGGACACCGACCACAAGCCGGTGCCGGGGTCGGGCTGGTCACAAAGCCGAGCTGACCGGCAGTGCGCTCCACTGCTGGTTGGCTCCGCCGTTGCAGTCCCAAAGGATCAGTTGCGTGCCGTCGGTGGTGGATGCGCGGGGATCGTCGAGGCAGCGGCCGGAGGCCGGGTTGCGGTAACCGCCGTTGTACGCCTGCCATTGCTGGTTGCTGCCGCCGTTGCAGTCCCAGAGCTCGATCCCGGTGCCGTTGGCGGTGCCAAGGCCGGTGGCGTCAAGACACTTGCCGTAGGCCCGGAGGGTGCTGTCGGAGTGCGCGGACCACTGCTGAGCCTGGGAACCGTTGCAGCCCGCGATGTCGACGGCCGTCCCGTTGGCGCTGTTGCCGCCGTTGACGTCCAGGCACTTTCCCACGATTCCGGAGCGCACCTCACCGCCCGTCGGAACCGGCGGCTTGATCCAACCTGCCGCGTCGGCGGCCTGGACTCCGGCGTTGAAGGCGTCCGCCATTTTGCTGTAACCGTTGTCGTTGGGGTGTAACGGGTCGGACAGGTCCGCGGTGGTCAGAGCGCTCATGTCCACCAGTCGTACATGCTTGCCGGCAGCCTGCTCGGCCTGG encodes:
- a CDS encoding ricin-type beta-trefoil lectin domain protein gives rise to the protein MKKYSALLAAGLTAALGAGTALPAAAATGSPAAAAPTALRLMPLGDSITWGVGSPSGNGYRGFLWNRLAGEGHALDFVGSGRNGTMSDPDNEGHSGWHIDQIAGIADSVLARYRPNVITLEIGTNDLNGGSQADPAAERLHALIDQITADAPDATVLVGTVIVSTSSTEEATRPAFNAKLPGIVQAEQAAGKHVRLVDMSALTTADLSDPLHPNDNGYSKMADAFNAGVQAADAAGWIKPPVPTGGEVRSGIVGKCLDVNGGNSANGTAVDIAGCNGSQAQQWSAHSDSTLRAYGKCLDATGLGTANGTGIELWDCNGGSNQQWQAYNGGYRNPASGRCLDDPRASTTDGTQLILWDCNGGANQQWSALPVSSAL